In one window of Microbacterium natoriense DNA:
- a CDS encoding ABC transporter ATP-binding protein: MASVTFDDATRLYPGGTRPAVDKLNLEVADGEFLVLVGPSGCGKSTSLRMLAGLEEVNAGRILIGDRDVTDVPPKDRDIAMVFQNYALYPHMTVAENMGFALKIAGVGKEERATRVLEAAKLLDLEEYLTRKPKALSGGQRQRVAMGRAIVRQPQVFLMDEPLSNLDAKLRVQTRTQIASLQRRLGVTTVYVTHDQTEALTMGDRIAVLKDGLLQQVGSPRDLYEKPNNVFVAGFIGSPAMNLFAADLADGGVKFGTEIVALDRDTVGRANGSQVTVGVRPEDITVGPADGKGLSVVVDLVEELGADGYLYGHTEINGKRADLVARVDGRSHPNAGETVTLAANAGHVHAFDIESGERLNDKPVVSAS, from the coding sequence ATGGCATCTGTCACTTTCGATGACGCCACCCGCCTGTACCCCGGCGGCACCCGTCCCGCCGTGGACAAGCTGAACCTCGAGGTCGCAGACGGCGAGTTCCTCGTCCTCGTCGGCCCCTCCGGTTGCGGTAAGTCCACGTCGCTGCGCATGCTCGCAGGTCTCGAAGAGGTCAACGCCGGCCGCATCCTCATCGGCGACCGCGACGTCACCGACGTGCCCCCGAAGGACCGCGACATCGCGATGGTGTTCCAGAACTACGCGCTGTACCCGCACATGACCGTCGCCGAGAACATGGGCTTCGCCCTCAAGATCGCCGGCGTCGGCAAGGAAGAGCGCGCCACCCGCGTTCTCGAGGCCGCCAAGCTGCTCGACCTCGAGGAGTATCTGACCCGCAAGCCGAAGGCGCTCTCGGGCGGCCAGCGTCAGCGTGTCGCCATGGGCCGCGCGATCGTGCGTCAGCCGCAGGTGTTCCTCATGGACGAGCCGCTGTCGAACCTCGACGCCAAGCTCCGCGTCCAGACCCGTACGCAGATCGCATCGCTGCAGCGTCGTCTGGGCGTCACCACCGTGTACGTCACGCACGACCAGACCGAGGCGCTCACCATGGGCGACCGCATCGCGGTCCTCAAGGACGGCCTGCTCCAGCAGGTCGGATCGCCGCGCGACCTGTACGAGAAGCCGAACAACGTCTTCGTCGCAGGCTTCATCGGCTCGCCGGCCATGAACCTGTTCGCCGCAGACCTCGCCGACGGCGGCGTGAAGTTCGGCACCGAGATCGTCGCGCTCGACCGCGACACCGTGGGCCGCGCGAACGGCTCGCAGGTCACGGTGGGCGTTCGCCCTGAGGACATCACCGTCGGCCCCGCCGACGGCAAGGGCCTCTCGGTCGTCGTCGATCTGGTCGAGGAGCTCGGCGCCGACGGCTACCTGTACGGCCACACGGAGATCAACGGCAAGCGCGCCGACCTCGTCGCACGCGTCGACGGTCGCAGCCACCCGAACGCGGGCGAGACCGTCACCCTGGCGGCGAACGCGGGCCACGTGCACGCCTTCGACATCGAGTCGGGCGAGCGCCTGAACGACAAGCCGGTGGTCTCGGCTTCCTGA
- a CDS encoding DUF4032 domain-containing protein codes for MQDALRITASTVDPGLLTLPWSTTLAKWPSEQIVSLPKGLSRHLVRFADLSGRVVAVKETTDEMAKREYDMLGNLARLAVPCVDRVAVIAGRTDAAGDPLPAALVTSHLRFSMPYRALFTRVLRPDTATRLVDALALLLVRLHNVGFYWGDVSLSNTLFRRDAGAFAAYLVDAETGELHEEGLTDGQRAYDLDLARTNIAGEVMDLAAGGRLERGVDAIAIADGIVSSYRSLWAELTAQESFSAAETWRITERVERLNALGFDIDEMSMSTTSDGTVVEIQPKVVDAGHHQRRLIRLTGLDVEENQARRLLNDLDEFRARSTKQWADEEMYAHEWLTRVFEPVVRAIPYDLRAKLEPAEVFHQVLEHRWYLSQNQGRSVPLAEVLTSYINEVLRHRRDEATIMGPPTETMSLPVITGVTPVADDDEDVDWRDLV; via the coding sequence ATGCAGGACGCACTCCGCATCACCGCCAGCACGGTCGACCCTGGTCTGCTGACGCTGCCCTGGTCGACGACTCTCGCGAAGTGGCCGTCCGAGCAGATCGTGTCGCTGCCGAAGGGTCTCTCCCGGCATCTCGTGCGCTTCGCCGACCTCTCGGGTCGGGTGGTGGCGGTCAAGGAGACGACGGACGAGATGGCCAAGCGCGAATACGACATGCTCGGAAACCTCGCCCGCCTCGCCGTCCCCTGCGTCGATCGAGTCGCGGTGATCGCCGGACGGACGGATGCCGCGGGCGATCCTCTTCCCGCTGCTCTCGTGACCTCGCATCTGCGCTTCTCGATGCCGTACCGCGCTCTGTTCACGCGCGTCCTCCGCCCCGACACCGCCACGCGTCTCGTCGATGCGCTGGCTCTCCTGCTCGTTCGTCTGCACAACGTCGGCTTCTACTGGGGCGACGTGTCGCTGTCGAACACGCTCTTCCGTCGAGACGCCGGCGCCTTCGCGGCCTATCTCGTCGACGCCGAGACCGGCGAGCTGCACGAGGAGGGGCTCACCGACGGACAGCGCGCATACGACCTCGACCTCGCACGAACGAACATCGCCGGCGAAGTCATGGATCTCGCCGCAGGCGGCAGGCTCGAGCGCGGCGTCGATGCGATCGCGATCGCCGACGGCATCGTCTCCTCCTACCGCTCCCTGTGGGCCGAGCTCACCGCGCAGGAGTCGTTCTCGGCCGCGGAGACCTGGCGTATCACCGAGCGGGTCGAAAGGCTGAACGCTCTCGGGTTCGACATCGACGAGATGTCCATGTCGACCACGTCCGACGGCACCGTGGTCGAGATCCAGCCGAAGGTGGTCGACGCGGGTCATCATCAGCGCCGGCTGATCCGGCTGACGGGCCTCGACGTCGAGGAGAACCAGGCCCGTCGTCTGCTGAACGACCTCGACGAGTTCCGCGCTCGCTCCACCAAGCAGTGGGCCGACGAGGAGATGTACGCGCACGAATGGCTCACGCGCGTCTTCGAGCCCGTGGTGCGGGCGATCCCCTACGACTTGCGCGCCAAACTCGAGCCCGCCGAGGTCTTCCACCAGGTGCTGGAGCACCGCTGGTACCTGTCGCAGAATCAGGGGCGGTCCGTGCCGCTCGCCGAGGTGCTCACCAGTTACATCAACGAGGTGCTCCGGCACCGCCGCGACGAGGCCACGATCATGGGGCCGCCCACCGAGACCATGAGCCTTCCCGTGATCACGGGCGTGACCCCCGTGGCGGATGACGACGAGGATGTCGACTGGCGCGACCTCGTCTGA
- a CDS encoding aldo/keto reductase yields the protein MTRIGNSDLDVFPLSLGGNVFGWTADRDASFAVLDAFVAGGGDFIDTADAYSAWVPGNHGGESETIIGEWLASRTPKNVVVATKVSQHPDFRGLSASNVRAAAEASLARLGVDAIDLHYAHFDDETVPLEETVAAFGQLVADGLVRHVAVSNYSADRIREWVEIADRLGVARPVAVQPHYNLVHRNDVEETIIPVAEEFGLGLVPYYSLASGFLTGKYRSTDAADQSSPRATGAAKYATEAGLRIIDSLEEIGAAHGASIAATSLAWLRAQPTVVAPIASARTVDQVPDLLAGARLELTADEIAALDRVSEWTPARG from the coding sequence ATGACCCGCATCGGAAACAGTGATCTCGACGTCTTCCCGCTCTCTCTCGGCGGCAACGTGTTCGGCTGGACGGCCGACCGCGATGCTTCCTTCGCCGTCCTCGACGCGTTCGTCGCCGGAGGCGGCGACTTCATCGACACCGCCGACGCCTACAGCGCGTGGGTGCCCGGAAACCACGGTGGCGAGAGCGAGACGATCATCGGCGAGTGGCTCGCTTCGCGCACGCCGAAGAACGTCGTCGTCGCGACGAAGGTGAGTCAGCACCCCGACTTCAGGGGTCTCTCGGCATCGAACGTGCGCGCGGCGGCCGAGGCATCGCTCGCACGACTCGGAGTCGACGCCATAGACCTCCACTACGCGCACTTCGATGACGAGACCGTTCCGCTCGAGGAGACCGTCGCCGCCTTCGGACAGCTGGTGGCCGACGGCCTGGTTCGCCACGTCGCCGTGTCGAACTACAGCGCCGACCGCATCCGCGAGTGGGTGGAGATCGCGGACCGTCTGGGCGTCGCACGCCCGGTCGCTGTGCAGCCGCACTACAACCTCGTGCACCGCAACGACGTGGAGGAGACGATCATCCCCGTGGCCGAGGAGTTCGGTCTCGGACTCGTTCCCTACTACTCGCTCGCGAGCGGCTTCCTGACGGGCAAGTACCGCTCCACGGATGCGGCCGATCAGTCGTCTCCGCGCGCCACCGGCGCCGCCAAGTACGCGACCGAGGCGGGCCTGCGGATCATCGATTCGCTCGAGGAGATCGGCGCAGCGCACGGCGCATCGATCGCCGCGACCTCGCTGGCCTGGCTCCGTGCGCAGCCGACGGTCGTCGCCCCGATCGCCAGCGCGCGCACAGTGGACCAGGTGCCCGATCTGCTCGCCGGAGCGCGCCTCGAGCTCACAGCCGATGAGATCGCCGCGCTCGACCGCGTCTCGGAGTGGACTCCCGCTCGAGGCTAG
- a CDS encoding ABC transporter permease, whose product MTIQAPPLTRPRVDTGHRPSFPRALHGEWIKLATLRSTWWSIGIVAVLTIGIAVLIAQAVEQPGFDPIQAVVMPIQFTMLLAGILGAISVTGEYSTGMIRSTLAANPVRGSVLAAKAAVIALFMFVSSLVIFFAAALAVTAVVASRDQSIDWSEPSASVLPVVVSSLAMAVFALIGVAFGFILRSGAGAIAATVGLLFVLPIVANFFMLAGESWAWVTDAAGYLPVAAAQSAILTENAALDTPVAYLTLGAWVIAGMLGAWAVLRTRDA is encoded by the coding sequence TCCAGGCCCCTCCCCTCACCCGACCGCGAGTCGACACGGGTCACCGCCCCTCCTTCCCGCGTGCACTGCACGGCGAGTGGATCAAGCTCGCCACGCTGCGGTCGACCTGGTGGTCGATCGGCATCGTCGCCGTGCTCACCATCGGGATCGCCGTGCTGATCGCTCAGGCGGTCGAACAGCCCGGCTTCGATCCGATCCAGGCCGTCGTCATGCCGATCCAGTTCACGATGCTGCTCGCGGGCATCCTCGGCGCCATCTCCGTCACCGGCGAGTACTCGACCGGGATGATCCGCTCCACTCTCGCCGCGAATCCAGTACGTGGGTCGGTCCTCGCGGCCAAGGCCGCCGTCATCGCCCTGTTCATGTTCGTGTCGTCCCTGGTGATCTTCTTCGCGGCGGCTCTCGCCGTCACAGCGGTCGTCGCATCGCGTGACCAGAGCATCGACTGGTCCGAGCCGTCGGCATCCGTCCTCCCTGTCGTCGTGTCGTCCTTGGCGATGGCAGTGTTCGCGCTGATCGGAGTGGCGTTCGGTTTCATCCTCCGCTCGGGCGCGGGGGCGATCGCCGCCACCGTCGGCCTGCTGTTCGTGCTGCCGATCGTGGCGAACTTCTTCATGCTGGCCGGAGAATCCTGGGCCTGGGTCACGGACGCCGCCGGCTACCTGCCGGTGGCGGCAGCACAGAGTGCGATCCTCACCGAGAATGCCGCTCTGGACACGCCTGTCGCCTACCTGACGCTGGGCGCCTGGGTGATCGCGGGAATGCTCGGCGCCTGGGCCGTGCTGCGCACGCGTGACGCGTAG
- a CDS encoding response regulator, with amino-acid sequence MTEQIRILLVDDQELIRLGFRMVLEAESDLVVIGEASDGRAAIAQAGALQPDLVLMDIRMPGLDGIAATEAIVREHPGTRVLVLTTFDLDEYAFGAIRAGASGFLLKDAQRHEMISAVRAVHRGDAALSPRITRMLLDHVSSRLHTPAPEGAELLETLTDREHDVFLAIARGLSNAEIGETLFVSESTVKTHVSRVLAKLGARDRIHAVILAHRLGYGDDSPAGA; translated from the coding sequence ATGACAGAACAGATCAGGATCCTTCTTGTCGACGATCAGGAGCTCATCCGGCTCGGGTTCCGCATGGTCCTCGAAGCCGAAAGCGATCTGGTGGTCATCGGCGAGGCGAGCGATGGTCGCGCGGCGATCGCACAGGCCGGAGCCTTGCAGCCCGATCTCGTCCTGATGGACATCCGGATGCCGGGGCTCGACGGCATCGCCGCGACAGAGGCGATCGTGCGCGAGCATCCGGGAACGCGGGTGCTCGTGCTCACCACCTTCGATCTCGACGAGTACGCGTTCGGCGCGATCCGCGCGGGGGCGAGCGGGTTCCTGCTCAAAGACGCGCAGCGCCACGAGATGATCTCCGCGGTGCGCGCCGTGCATCGCGGAGATGCCGCGCTGTCACCGCGGATCACCAGGATGCTGCTCGACCACGTGTCCTCGCGGCTGCACACGCCGGCACCCGAAGGCGCCGAACTGCTCGAGACGCTCACCGACCGCGAGCACGACGTGTTCCTCGCGATCGCGCGGGGACTCAGCAACGCCGAGATCGGCGAGACGCTGTTCGTGTCCGAATCGACAGTCAAGACGCACGTGAGCCGCGTGCTCGCCAAGCTCGGTGCGCGCGACCGCATTCACGCCGTCATCCTCGCGCACCGGCTCGGCTACGGCGACGACTCGCCGGCGGGCGCCTAG
- a CDS encoding DsbA family protein produces MSSDETPNVPTPRNSREAVREKAQQVHAQQSRARLMRRIIIGAVAIVAVGAIGTAVTLAVSAQVTKPQLSPSGMDGDGILISDISATASSDEVPATPSAEPTDAATEPTATPEPTATGNAVDIHIYVDYLSPDAGTFERANARQLVNWITEGAATVTYHPVALLTASSNGTKYSLRAAAAAACVATHSPDQFYAFNHDLLDDQPEINSDGRSDADLANAAVAVGVSNAKDVKSCIEDQDYVAWAKEATNRALAGPLVGSDELVLTSAPMVVVNGEQYVGALDDATEFSQFVLTVASDAYYEATPTPTPTPTETPAQ; encoded by the coding sequence ATGTCGAGCGACGAGACGCCGAACGTCCCCACCCCTCGCAATTCGCGCGAGGCCGTGCGGGAGAAGGCACAGCAGGTGCACGCCCAGCAGTCGAGGGCGCGTCTGATGCGACGGATCATCATCGGAGCGGTGGCGATCGTCGCCGTCGGTGCGATCGGCACGGCGGTGACCCTTGCGGTGTCGGCGCAGGTGACCAAGCCGCAGCTCTCCCCGAGCGGGATGGATGGCGACGGCATCCTCATCTCCGACATCTCGGCGACCGCGTCGTCCGACGAGGTTCCCGCGACGCCCAGCGCCGAGCCCACAGACGCCGCCACCGAGCCGACGGCGACGCCTGAGCCCACCGCGACGGGGAACGCCGTCGACATCCACATCTACGTGGACTACCTGTCGCCCGACGCGGGCACTTTCGAGCGCGCGAACGCACGCCAGCTGGTGAACTGGATCACCGAGGGCGCGGCGACCGTCACGTACCACCCGGTCGCGCTCCTCACGGCGAGCTCCAACGGCACGAAGTATTCGCTCCGCGCCGCAGCTGCGGCCGCGTGCGTCGCGACGCACTCGCCTGATCAGTTCTACGCCTTCAATCACGATCTGCTCGACGACCAGCCGGAGATCAACAGCGACGGACGCAGTGATGCCGACCTCGCGAATGCCGCAGTAGCGGTCGGCGTGAGCAACGCCAAGGACGTGAAGTCGTGCATCGAGGATCAGGACTACGTCGCCTGGGCGAAGGAAGCAACCAACCGCGCACTCGCCGGACCGCTGGTCGGATCGGATGAGCTCGTTCTGACGTCGGCGCCGATGGTGGTCGTGAACGGCGAGCAGTACGTGGGTGCGCTCGACGACGCCACCGAGTTCTCGCAGTTCGTGCTCACGGTCGCCAGCGACGCGTACTACGAGGCGACGCCCACTCCCACTCCCACGCCGACCGAGACTCCCGCGCAGTAG
- a CDS encoding sensor histidine kinase has product MSKPRSRSAVALEDDGLRLPRPPGVFRRFWARHPLFGDILIALFCLVLSLTPVRAGEHDLPEPTAILLAVLVPISVVAACGTLLLRRRHPLVPFVAAFLAEAFFLFLGAPGGTPMVTVAAYSLAVYASSRAAWLGLGIGLGALAALSAALMAVGTITLQMAANGLIGNLVVGLIGVLIGINVGGRKRYLAALIDRSRQLLIERDQQAQLAAAAERARIAREMHDIVSHSLTVIVALSEGAAATSDAARAREAATAAAATARSALGEMRSMLGVLRDDGAPLPLSPMSAPTPHDTVMNAQRAGFPVSLSSTGGTTFGPGVEHAVARIVQEGVTNAIRHAPAATAIAVRLERSARGVVVEIVNDGVGDASGPSGFGLKGLAERVAHVNGDIEYGRTEVSRWRLRATIPGGEPGVEQELEQS; this is encoded by the coding sequence GTGAGCAAGCCGCGCAGCCGCAGCGCCGTCGCCCTCGAGGACGACGGTCTGCGGCTGCCGCGTCCCCCCGGGGTGTTCCGGAGGTTCTGGGCCCGGCATCCGCTGTTCGGCGACATCCTGATCGCTCTCTTCTGCCTCGTCCTGTCGCTGACGCCGGTGCGGGCCGGCGAGCACGATCTCCCCGAGCCGACCGCGATCCTGCTGGCGGTCCTCGTCCCGATCTCCGTCGTCGCCGCTTGCGGAACCCTGCTGCTGCGCCGACGGCATCCGCTCGTCCCGTTCGTCGCTGCTTTCCTCGCCGAGGCGTTCTTCCTCTTCCTCGGGGCGCCCGGCGGCACGCCCATGGTGACGGTGGCGGCATACTCTCTCGCCGTCTACGCCTCGAGCCGCGCCGCATGGCTGGGGCTCGGAATAGGCCTGGGCGCCCTCGCAGCTCTGTCGGCAGCGCTCATGGCGGTCGGGACGATCACTCTTCAGATGGCCGCGAACGGTCTCATCGGCAATCTCGTGGTCGGGCTGATCGGCGTGCTGATCGGCATCAACGTGGGCGGACGCAAGCGCTACCTGGCCGCGCTCATCGACCGATCCCGGCAGCTGCTCATCGAGCGCGATCAGCAGGCGCAGCTGGCCGCCGCCGCGGAGCGCGCCCGGATCGCCAGAGAGATGCACGACATCGTCTCGCATTCGCTCACCGTGATCGTCGCGCTCTCAGAGGGTGCGGCGGCGACGTCGGATGCTGCCCGGGCCCGCGAGGCCGCGACCGCCGCTGCCGCCACCGCCCGCTCGGCGCTCGGAGAGATGCGATCGATGCTCGGCGTGCTCCGCGACGACGGCGCCCCCCTCCCCCTGTCGCCGATGTCGGCGCCGACGCCGCACGACACCGTGATGAACGCCCAGCGGGCCGGGTTCCCGGTCAGCCTCTCGAGCACCGGGGGAACGACGTTCGGCCCCGGCGTCGAGCACGCCGTCGCGCGCATCGTTCAGGAGGGAGTGACGAACGCGATCCGGCACGCGCCCGCCGCGACCGCGATCGCCGTGCGGCTCGAGCGGTCCGCACGCGGAGTCGTCGTCGAGATCGTGAACGACGGAGTCGGCGATGCGAGCGGCCCGTCGGGCTTCGGCCTCAAGGGGCTCGCCGAGCGCGTCGCGCACGTGAACGGCGACATCGAATACGGGCGCACGGAGGTCTCGCGGTGGCGGCTGCGCGCGACGATCCCCGGTGGCGAGCCCGGCGTGGAGCAGGAACTGGAGCAGTCATGA